GTGGTCCCGCTGGAGTACCTGGACGCCCAGCTCGCCCTGGCCGCCGAGGTGCTGCCCGCCGTCCCCGGCAACCGCCCGGCCTGGACGTTCTCGCCCGCGTCCCCCGACCTGGCCTGGGTGTGGCACCGCCGCATCGCGCACGAGCTGGACCTGCGCCGTTGGGACGCCCAGGCCGCGCTGCGCGAGCTGGTCAGCGGTGACACCGACTTCGCCGTGGACGGCATCGAGGAGTCCCTGGGCACCCTCCTGGCCGCCAAGTACGCCACCGACGTCCCGCCGAGCGCCAAGGGCACCGCGTTCATCCAGCTCACCGACGTCCCGGAGGCCTGGGTGGTCACCCTGGAGCCGGGCGTGGTCCCCGAGCTGCGCGCCGCGTGGCCCGGTGAGGAGACCGACCTCCAGATCACCGGCGAGGCGCAGATCGTGCACTACGGGCTGTGGGGCCGCCTGCCGCTCAAGGCCACTGGCGACAAGAACGTGCTCAACGTGCTCAAACTGGACTGACGGGGGTGTGTTTGCTCACGTCCACCGGGTCCTGATGGGGGTGGTTCACCCCCCGTTCGCCTTACACTCGGAAGTGCAGCCCCGCCCGCGTCGCTAGGGAGCACTCGGTGGTCACCGACCAGTCAGCAGCCGGCCGCACCGATACCGAGCAGGAGCCCCGCGAGGAATGCGGGGTGTTCGGTGTCTGGGCACCCGGTGAAGAGGTCGCCAAACTCACCTACTACGGCCTGTACGCGTTGCAGCACCGCGGCCAGGAAGCCGCCGGCATCTCCGTCGGCGACGGCAGCCAGGTCGTGGTCTTCAAGGACCTGGGCCTGGTCAGCCAGGTGTTCGACGAGCAGGTGCTGTCCAGCCTGCGCGGCCACGTCGCCGTCGGGCACTGCCGCTACTCCACCACCGGGTCCACGACCTGGGAGAACGCCCAGCCGACGTTCCGCACCACGGCCACCGGCTCCGGCCTGTCGCTGGGCCACAACGGCAACCTGGTCAACACCGCCGAGCTGCTGACCCGCGCCCGCGAGCTGGGCGTGGACACCAGCCACGGCGCCACCACCGACTCCGACCTGGTGTGCGGGCTGCTCGCGGCGCAGGCGGCGGACATCGGCATCGAGCAGGCCGCCATGCAGCTGCTGCCGACCCTGCGCGGCGCGTTCTGCCTCACGTTCTCCGACGAGTCCACCCTGTACGCGGCGCGCGACCCGCACGGCGTCCGCCCGCTGGTGCTGGGCCGGCTGGAGCGCGGCTGGGTGGTGGCCAGCGAGACCGCGGCCCTGGACATCGTGGGCGCCTCCTTCGTCCGCGAGGTGGAACCGGGTGAGCTGATCGCGATCGACGAGAACGGCCTGCGGTCCTCCCGGTTCGCCAACCCCGAGCCCAAGGGCTGCATCTTCGAGTACGTCTACCTGGCCCGCCCGGACACCTCCATCGCCGGCCGGTCCGTGCACGCCACCCGCGTCGAGATCGGCCGCCGCCTGGCCCAGGAGCACCCGGTGGAGGCCGACCTGGTCATCCCGGTGCCCGAGTCCGGCACGCCCGCCGCCATCGGCTACGCCCAGGCCTCCGGCATCCCCTACGGGTCCGGCCTGGTCAAGAACGCCTACGTGGGCCGCACGTTCATCCAGCCGTCGCAGACCATCCGCCAGCTGGGCATCCGGCTCAAGCTCAACCCGCTGCGGGACGTCATCCGCGGCAAGCGCCTGGTCGTCGTGGACGACTCGATCGTGCGCGGCAACACCCAGCGCGCCCTCGTCCGGATGCTGCGCGAGGCCGGCGCGGTCGAGGTGCACGTCCGGATCGCGTCCCCGCCGGTCAAGTGGCCGTGCTTCTACGGCATCGACTTCGCCTCCCGCGCCGAGCTGATCGCCAACGGCCTGGACGACGACGGCATCCGCCGGTCCATCGGCTCCGACTCGCTCGGTTACGTCTCGCTGGAGCAGCTCGTCGCGGCCACCGAACAGCCCAAGACGCGGCTGTGCTCGGCGTGCTTCGACGGCGACTACCCCATCCCGCTGCCCGAGGACGCCCTGATCGGCAAGCACCTGCTGGAGGGCATCCGGGGCGTGGCGGGCTCGGCGGCTCCCGTTCTGTCGAACGGGTACGGTGCCGAGGACGCCTTGCGGCGTCCGTGATCCTTGCCCGCCCGACATGAGAGCCAGTGACGTGA
This DNA window, taken from Saccharothrix variisporea, encodes the following:
- a CDS encoding maleylpyruvate isomerase N-terminal domain-containing protein, with product MGGWNPQRWTEKFTEQASMFRAAVGKADPEAKVPSCPGWTFTELTLHVGRFLQTSLEYLRSGSTVRLNLPPVPQDVVPLEYLDAQLALAAEVLPAVPGNRPAWTFSPASPDLAWVWHRRIAHELDLRRWDAQAALRELVSGDTDFAVDGIEESLGTLLAAKYATDVPPSAKGTAFIQLTDVPEAWVVTLEPGVVPELRAAWPGEETDLQITGEAQIVHYGLWGRLPLKATGDKNVLNVLKLD
- the purF gene encoding amidophosphoribosyltransferase; translation: MVTDQSAAGRTDTEQEPREECGVFGVWAPGEEVAKLTYYGLYALQHRGQEAAGISVGDGSQVVVFKDLGLVSQVFDEQVLSSLRGHVAVGHCRYSTTGSTTWENAQPTFRTTATGSGLSLGHNGNLVNTAELLTRARELGVDTSHGATTDSDLVCGLLAAQAADIGIEQAAMQLLPTLRGAFCLTFSDESTLYAARDPHGVRPLVLGRLERGWVVASETAALDIVGASFVREVEPGELIAIDENGLRSSRFANPEPKGCIFEYVYLARPDTSIAGRSVHATRVEIGRRLAQEHPVEADLVIPVPESGTPAAIGYAQASGIPYGSGLVKNAYVGRTFIQPSQTIRQLGIRLKLNPLRDVIRGKRLVVVDDSIVRGNTQRALVRMLREAGAVEVHVRIASPPVKWPCFYGIDFASRAELIANGLDDDGIRRSIGSDSLGYVSLEQLVAATEQPKTRLCSACFDGDYPIPLPEDALIGKHLLEGIRGVAGSAAPVLSNGYGAEDALRRP